In one window of Fibrobacter sp. UWB5 DNA:
- the tsaA gene encoding tRNA (N6-threonylcarbamoyladenosine(37)-N6)-methyltransferase TrmO, translating to MTPIGTFYGDAVYKYDAPRQGRLFAGHLGRIELNAGQNFEMALRDLDGFERIWVIFQFHENEGWRPTTRPPVPPKGKDRVGTFASRSPYRPNPIGLSCVRLLKIEGLTLYVDEADLLNETPVLDIKPYIPMADAFPDAKAGWVEEQVGDVWAIEMSEEFTAQNRWIAEHSVFDLFSFAQVQLSRGNFAKDVFDSSRRRLTIDSMAHTGVLAYRTFRIHFSYDEPERQVLLQRITSGYSAEELEPGAEDKYGDKDLHREFLYLCANGLKKN from the coding sequence ATGACCCCGATAGGCACATTCTACGGCGATGCTGTTTACAAGTACGACGCTCCCCGGCAGGGGAGGCTGTTTGCGGGGCATCTTGGCCGGATTGAATTGAATGCGGGGCAGAACTTCGAGATGGCGCTCCGTGACTTGGACGGTTTTGAACGCATCTGGGTCATATTTCAGTTTCACGAGAACGAGGGATGGCGCCCGACGACGCGCCCGCCGGTACCGCCCAAGGGCAAGGACCGTGTCGGCACTTTTGCGAGCCGTAGCCCTTACCGCCCGAATCCCATTGGACTTTCTTGCGTGCGCTTGCTCAAAATCGAAGGTCTTACGTTGTATGTGGACGAAGCGGATTTGCTGAACGAAACGCCCGTGCTCGATATTAAACCGTATATCCCGATGGCAGATGCTTTCCCCGATGCCAAGGCCGGCTGGGTCGAAGAACAAGTGGGCGATGTATGGGCTATCGAAATGTCCGAAGAGTTTACCGCGCAAAACCGCTGGATTGCCGAGCATAGTGTCTTTGACTTGTTCAGCTTTGCGCAGGTGCAGCTTTCTCGCGGAAATTTTGCAAAAGATGTCTTTGACAGTTCACGCCGCCGTTTGACGATTGATTCGATGGCTCATACGGGCGTGCTGGCGTACCGCACCTTCCGCATCCATTTCAGCTACGACGAACCTGAACGACAAGTGTTGCTACAGCGCATAACGAGCGGTTATTCTGCCGAAGAGCTGGAACCTGGTGCCGAAGACAAATACGGCGACAAGGACTTGCACAGAGAATTCTTATATTTGTGCGCGAACGGCTTAAAAAAGAATTAA
- a CDS encoding outer membrane beta-barrel protein, with product MKKIALLLIFLAIPSFAVYIDAGLGYGGASTEVDDKSVDDIICNDCDELAVSFGVRVGGQVSERFWIAGQLAGLGHRYYKSGDYIQFNSYLLGPSFIFYPVDHFHLSGSVGFSWTANQTDIRGLDMYDGVGAAIEFTAAYDTGVRGHGVLLGMKLFSSSNELETSEKDLSMVGVTLFIAYVHK from the coding sequence ATGAAAAAAATAGCCCTTTTGCTAATTTTCCTCGCAATACCTTCTTTCGCCGTTTATATTGATGCGGGATTAGGTTATGGCGGCGCAAGTACGGAAGTTGATGACAAGTCCGTAGATGACATTATTTGTAATGACTGCGATGAGCTTGCTGTGAGCTTTGGTGTCCGCGTCGGTGGACAAGTCTCGGAACGGTTTTGGATTGCCGGCCAACTCGCCGGTTTGGGCCACCGTTACTATAAGTCCGGCGATTATATCCAGTTTAACTCTTATCTTTTGGGCCCGAGTTTTATTTTCTACCCTGTAGATCATTTCCATTTGTCGGGCTCGGTTGGCTTTTCATGGACTGCGAATCAGACCGATATCCGTGGCCTAGATATGTATGATGGAGTAGGTGCTGCAATCGAATTTACGGCTGCCTACGATACGGGAGTCCGTGGTCATGGCGTCTTGCTCGGCATGAAGTTGTTCTCGTCTTCGAATGAATTGGAAACAAGCGAGAAGGACTTGTCCATGGTGGGCGTGACGCTCTTTATTGCTTACGTCCATAAGTAA
- the prfA gene encoding peptide chain release factor 1 gives MKDKAKKLIEKYEELESELGNPDVLADQARYNKIHKQYKGIEKAVLKAKEYLQMLNDQEEWKAALGDSDPEMVAMAKSELSDIEKKLPGITDELQILMVPKDPWDYRNATLEIRGGTGGDESALFAGDLFRMYQGYCSRMGWKMTIQDASEGTVGGYKEIRVFIEGDSVYGTLKFESGVHRVQRVPETETQGRVHTSAATVAILPEAEEVDVEIREADIHMDTYRSSGAGGQYINKTDSAVRLTHIPTGVVVSCQTERSQLQNRLHAMEMLRSKILDAVIAKKEQEEAASRKALVGTGDRSAKIRTYNFPQNRVTDHRIGLTLYNLDKVITGDLDEIINGLQMANAQEKLGKFNA, from the coding sequence ATGAAAGATAAAGCTAAAAAACTGATTGAAAAGTACGAAGAACTGGAATCGGAACTCGGGAATCCGGACGTTCTCGCTGACCAGGCTCGTTACAACAAGATTCACAAGCAGTACAAGGGTATCGAAAAGGCCGTTTTGAAGGCCAAGGAATACCTGCAGATGCTTAACGACCAAGAAGAATGGAAGGCCGCCCTCGGCGATTCCGACCCCGAAATGGTCGCGATGGCAAAGTCGGAACTTTCCGATATCGAAAAGAAATTGCCGGGCATTACCGACGAACTCCAGATTTTGATGGTGCCGAAGGATCCGTGGGATTACCGCAACGCCACGCTCGAAATCCGCGGCGGTACCGGTGGCGACGAATCCGCCCTCTTTGCGGGCGACTTGTTCCGCATGTACCAAGGCTACTGCAGCCGCATGGGCTGGAAGATGACCATTCAGGATGCAAGCGAAGGCACCGTGGGTGGCTACAAGGAAATCCGCGTATTCATCGAAGGCGACAGCGTGTACGGTACGCTCAAGTTCGAAAGTGGCGTGCACCGCGTGCAGCGCGTGCCCGAAACCGAAACGCAGGGCCGCGTGCATACCTCCGCCGCAACGGTCGCTATTCTCCCGGAAGCCGAAGAAGTCGACGTGGAAATCCGTGAAGCCGATATTCACATGGATACCTACCGTTCTTCGGGCGCTGGCGGTCAGTACATCAACAAGACGGATTCCGCCGTGCGACTCACCCACATTCCGACCGGCGTGGTGGTGAGCTGCCAGACCGAACGTAGCCAGTTGCAGAACCGCTTGCACGCTATGGAAATGCTGCGTTCCAAGATTTTGGACGCCGTGATTGCCAAGAAGGAACAGGAAGAAGCCGCTAGCCGTAAGGCCTTGGTGGGCACCGGTGACCGTAGTGCCAAGATTCGTACTTACAACTTCCCGCAGAACCGCGTGACCGACCACCGCATTGGTCTTACGCTGTACAATTTGGACAAAGTCATCACTGGCGACCTCGATGAAATCATCAACGGGCTCCAGATGGCTAACGCCCAGGAAAAGCTCGGTAAGTTCAACGCTTAA
- the prmC gene encoding peptide chain release factor N(5)-glutamine methyltransferase: MTVLEILNRTKTFFEKKGVPDARLDAEYIISHGLGMKSRMDIYLNFEKPLTAAELDTLRPLVARRANREPLQHIIGDTSFRGFIIKCDTRALVPRPETESLVDMAKDALKGIENPFIVEVGTGTAAISIACAKEIAGAKVLATDISEDALSLARENATANGLSESAEGASLTFAKGDLLDAVTATDKIDCLIANLPYIPDGEKGKLQPEVDKFDPELALYGGPDGLTLVRKLLQQTEGKLNAGAPILLEIGSEQAEVLKNEAANYPWLEFSGIHKDYCGNTRFVSYKAK; this comes from the coding sequence ATGACTGTTCTTGAAATTCTGAATCGCACCAAGACCTTCTTCGAAAAGAAGGGGGTTCCTGACGCGCGATTGGATGCCGAGTACATCATTAGCCACGGGCTCGGCATGAAGAGCCGCATGGACATTTACCTGAATTTTGAAAAGCCGCTTACCGCCGCCGAACTGGATACGCTCCGCCCGCTCGTAGCACGCCGCGCGAACCGCGAACCGCTACAGCATATTATTGGCGACACCAGTTTCCGCGGATTCATCATCAAGTGCGACACGCGGGCGCTGGTCCCGCGCCCCGAAACGGAGTCGCTGGTGGATATGGCGAAGGACGCGCTCAAGGGAATCGAAAATCCGTTCATCGTCGAGGTGGGCACGGGAACAGCTGCGATTTCTATCGCCTGCGCGAAAGAAATCGCCGGTGCGAAAGTGCTCGCGACTGACATTTCCGAAGACGCACTTTCGCTCGCCCGCGAAAATGCAACAGCCAACGGCCTCAGCGAAAGCGCAGAAGGCGCAAGTCTCACCTTCGCAAAGGGCGACTTGCTGGACGCCGTCACCGCAACCGACAAAATCGACTGCCTGATTGCAAACCTGCCGTACATTCCCGATGGCGAAAAAGGGAAGCTCCAGCCCGAAGTCGACAAGTTCGACCCGGAACTCGCCCTCTATGGTGGACCGGACGGCCTTACGCTCGTGCGCAAGCTCTTGCAGCAGACCGAAGGCAAGCTAAACGCAGGCGCCCCGATTCTTTTGGAAATCGGGTCTGAACAGGCAGAAGTCTTGAAGAACGAAGCCGCCAACTACCCGTGGCTTGAATTCTCCGGAATCCACAAGGATTACTGCGGCAATACCCGCTTCGTGAGCTATAAGGCGAAATAA